In one Haemophilus parainfluenzae genomic region, the following are encoded:
- the folA gene encoding type 3 dihydrofolate reductase — translation MTLSLIVATTKNNVIGKDNQMPWHLPADLAWFRKNTTGKPVIMGRKTFESIGRPLPKRTNIVLSRTPYEHEGVIWKENFESAVDFVKEFDEIMLIGGGELFKQYLPKADKLYLTQIQADIDGDTFFPEINWSEWNIEFEEYRQADADNPYDCRSLILQRKA, via the coding sequence ATGACATTAAGCTTGATCGTTGCAACAACAAAAAATAACGTCATCGGAAAAGATAATCAAATGCCTTGGCACTTACCTGCTGATTTAGCCTGGTTTCGTAAAAACACTACAGGCAAACCGGTAATTATGGGTCGTAAAACCTTTGAAAGCATTGGGCGCCCACTACCCAAACGTACCAATATTGTCCTTTCACGCACGCCTTACGAACATGAAGGTGTCATCTGGAAAGAGAATTTTGAAAGTGCGGTCGATTTTGTCAAAGAATTTGATGAAATTATGTTGATTGGCGGCGGCGAGTTATTTAAACAATATTTACCTAAAGCAGATAAACTATATCTCACACAAATTCAAGCAGACATTGACGGCGATACCTTCTTCCCTGAAATTAATTGGTCTGAATGGAACATCGAGTTTGAAGAATATCGCCAAGCAGATGCGGATAATCCCTATGATTGTCGTTCTTTAATTTTGCAGCGTAAAGCGTAA
- the proB gene encoding glutamate 5-kinase, with protein MSANQKTIVIKFGTSTLTHGSPKLNAPHMVDIVRQIAQLHQAGFRVVIVTSGAIAAGRHYLNHPQLPPTIASKQLLAAVGQSQLIQAWEKLFAIYDIHIGQILLTRADIEDRERFLNARDTLHALLDNHIIPVINENDAVATAEIKVGDNDNLSALVAILVQAEQLYLLTDQQGLYENDPRKNPDAKLIPVVEQITDHIRSIAGGSGTNLGTGGMSTKIIAADVATRSGIETIIAPGSRPDVIVDLAYDKPIGTKFIAHHSDRLESRKQWLFAAPSAGMLMIDEGAENAMLVQNKSLLPAGITAVEGRFSRGEVVKIKNTSGKVIALGMPRYNSDALELIKGKKSQDIEQILGYEYGAVALHRDDMIVL; from the coding sequence ATGTCGGCAAATCAGAAAACAATCGTCATAAAATTTGGTACTAGCACATTAACACATGGTTCCCCAAAATTGAATGCACCCCACATGGTCGATATTGTTCGCCAGATTGCCCAACTTCATCAAGCCGGTTTTCGTGTAGTGATTGTGACATCAGGTGCGATTGCCGCTGGACGACATTATTTAAATCATCCTCAACTTCCTCCAACCATTGCGTCAAAACAGCTTTTAGCTGCTGTAGGGCAGAGTCAGCTTATTCAAGCCTGGGAAAAATTATTTGCGATTTATGATATTCATATTGGGCAAATTTTATTAACTCGTGCCGATATTGAAGACCGTGAACGTTTTTTAAATGCACGCGATACATTACATGCGCTGTTGGACAATCACATTATTCCAGTGATTAATGAGAATGATGCGGTGGCAACGGCTGAGATTAAAGTAGGGGATAACGATAACTTATCAGCGCTAGTCGCGATTTTAGTGCAAGCGGAACAACTTTACTTATTAACGGATCAACAAGGCCTATATGAAAACGATCCGCGTAAAAATCCAGATGCGAAATTAATTCCTGTGGTTGAGCAAATTACCGACCATATTCGTTCTATTGCAGGCGGTAGCGGTACAAACCTTGGTACTGGCGGCATGAGCACAAAAATAATTGCGGCAGATGTGGCAACGCGTTCGGGTATTGAAACGATAATTGCACCAGGTAGCCGACCAGATGTGATTGTGGATTTAGCCTACGATAAACCAATTGGCACCAAATTTATTGCGCATCATTCAGATCGTCTCGAAAGTCGTAAACAGTGGTTATTTGCAGCACCATCAGCGGGCATGTTGATGATTGATGAAGGCGCTGAAAATGCCATGTTAGTACAGAATAAATCGTTACTGCCTGCAGGAATTACGGCTGTGGAAGGGCGTTTCTCACGTGGTGAAGTCGTCAAAATTAAGAATACCTCAGGTAAAGTGATTGCACTCGGTATGCCACGTTATAACAGCGATGCGTTGGAATTAATCAAAGGGAAAAAATCCCAAGATATTGAGCAAATTCTTGGTTATGAATACGGGGCTGTTGCGTTACATCGTGATGACATGATTGTGCTATAG
- a CDS encoding FKBP-type peptidyl-prolyl cis-trans isomerase, which produces MTAQIFEQVKLESISEKGSYGIGLQIGQQLADSQMNISVEAVAKGIFDALNRNQPALEINDLMHSVQALQQQAAEAQQAQFKAIEEEGKKFLEENAKKAGVNVTDSGLQYEILTEGNGNKPAATDKVRVHYTGTLPDGTVFDSSVARGTPAEFPVNGVIRGWVEALQMMPVGSKWKLTIPHELAYGERGAGASIPPFSPLVFEVELLDIL; this is translated from the coding sequence ATGACAGCTCAAATTTTTGAACAAGTAAAATTAGAAAGTATTTCTGAAAAAGGCAGCTACGGTATCGGTTTACAAATCGGTCAACAATTAGCAGATAGCCAAATGAATATTTCTGTTGAAGCAGTAGCAAAAGGCATTTTTGATGCGTTAAATCGTAATCAACCAGCATTAGAAATTAATGATTTAATGCATTCTGTTCAAGCGCTTCAACAACAAGCAGCTGAAGCACAACAAGCGCAATTTAAAGCGATTGAAGAAGAAGGTAAAAAATTCTTAGAAGAAAACGCGAAAAAAGCAGGCGTAAACGTGACTGATAGCGGTTTACAATACGAAATTTTAACCGAAGGTAACGGTAACAAACCAGCTGCAACTGATAAAGTACGTGTTCACTACACAGGTACATTACCAGATGGTACCGTATTCGACAGCTCTGTTGCTCGTGGCACACCGGCTGAATTCCCAGTAAATGGCGTAATTCGTGGTTGGGTTGAAGCATTACAAATGATGCCTGTTGGTTCTAAATGGAAACTCACTATTCCACACGAACTGGCTTACGGTGAACGTGGTGCGGGCGCATCTATCCCACCATTCTCACCCCTAGTGTTTGAAGTTGAATTACTCGATATTCTTTAA
- the asd gene encoding archaetidylserine decarboxylase (Phosphatidylserine decarboxylase is synthesized as a single chain precursor. Generation of the pyruvoyl active site from a Ser is coupled to cleavage of a Gly-Ser bond between the larger (beta) and smaller (alpha chains). It is an integral membrane protein.) codes for MNPISYWQRLKVAFQYVMPQIYMTQAAGWLAKQKWGAVTHFVIKAFAKKYNIDMSIAEKEKFSDYASFNEFFIRPLKENARPINQNPTALCCPADGRVSECGHIEDDRLLQAKGHFFSLNDLLAEDKDLTETFKNGEFVTTYLSPRDYHRVHMPCDGTLRKMIYVPGDLFSVNPFLAKHVPNLFARNERVICVFDTEFGTMVQILVGATITASIGTVWAGVINPPRHNEVKVWTYEGESAVKLSKGQEMGWFQLGSTVINLFQAGQVQIADHLSVDEPVRMGEILALKK; via the coding sequence ATGAACCCAATTTCTTATTGGCAACGCCTAAAAGTTGCATTTCAATATGTGATGCCTCAAATCTACATGACACAAGCAGCGGGTTGGCTAGCTAAACAAAAATGGGGCGCGGTGACACATTTTGTGATTAAAGCGTTTGCAAAAAAATACAACATTGATATGAGCATTGCTGAAAAAGAAAAATTCAGCGATTACGCCAGTTTTAATGAATTCTTTATCCGTCCATTAAAAGAAAATGCACGACCAATTAACCAAAATCCAACCGCACTTTGCTGCCCTGCGGATGGCCGTGTAAGTGAATGTGGGCACATTGAAGATGACCGCCTATTACAAGCAAAAGGTCACTTCTTCAGCTTAAACGATTTATTAGCGGAAGATAAAGATTTAACCGAGACCTTTAAAAATGGGGAATTCGTCACCACTTATTTATCACCACGTGATTATCACCGTGTGCATATGCCATGTGATGGTACTCTTCGCAAGATGATTTACGTGCCGGGTGATTTATTCTCCGTCAATCCGTTTTTAGCGAAACATGTGCCGAACCTCTTTGCACGTAATGAGCGTGTGATTTGTGTCTTTGATACTGAATTCGGTACTATGGTACAAATCTTAGTGGGTGCAACAATCACTGCGAGTATCGGTACCGTTTGGGCTGGTGTCATTAACCCACCACGTCATAACGAAGTAAAAGTCTGGACTTATGAAGGTGAAAGTGCGGTTAAATTAAGCAAAGGTCAAGAAATGGGTTGGTTCCAACTTGGTTCTACCGTAATTAATTTATTCCAAGCTGGTCAAGTACAAATTGCCGATCATTTAAGTGTTGATGAACCTGTTCGCATGGGTGAAATCTTGGCATTGAAAAAATAG
- the pssA gene encoding CDP-diacylglycerol--serine O-phosphatidyltransferase yields the protein MLINKAKRAEQNLKNLPFLPLQAEQVEFLFSPLEFKAQIIELIRQAKKRIYVTALYWQKDEAGQEILNEIYRVKQDHPELDVKILVDWHRGQRNLLGAEKSATNADWYCEQRQTYQLSDEPNMFFGVPINTREVFGVLHIKGFVFDDTVLYSGASINNVYLQQQDKYRYDRYQKIHNAALADSMVNFINDYLLDFSAVHPLDVANRPRTKEIRSAIKAYRKNLSAHAEYQLESAVGFSDVLTISPLFGLGASGNELNQVIEDLFLQVQEKLVICTPYFNFPRTLRSKLARLLEQGKCVEIIVGDKVANDFYIPPEQPFKMAGALPYLYESNLRRFCEKFDAYIKNGHLTVRLWKDGDNTYHLKGVWVDNQYILLTGNNLNPRAWRLDAENGLLIHDPKQELLSQVEQELSHIRQHTKVLQDYSELEELTQYPEPVQKLLKKFARIQADKLVKMIL from the coding sequence ATGTTAATAAATAAAGCTAAACGAGCAGAACAAAATTTAAAAAATTTGCCTTTTCTTCCTTTACAGGCTGAACAGGTTGAGTTTCTGTTTAGTCCGCTTGAATTCAAAGCACAAATTATAGAATTAATTCGCCAAGCTAAAAAACGCATTTACGTGACCGCACTTTATTGGCAAAAAGATGAAGCGGGACAAGAAATTCTTAATGAAATTTATCGCGTAAAACAAGATCATCCAGAATTGGATGTGAAAATTTTAGTGGATTGGCATCGCGGACAACGCAATTTACTCGGTGCTGAAAAATCAGCCACTAATGCTGATTGGTATTGTGAACAACGCCAAACCTATCAACTTTCCGATGAACCGAATATGTTCTTCGGTGTGCCTATTAATACCCGTGAAGTCTTTGGTGTGTTGCATATTAAAGGCTTTGTCTTTGATGATACCGTCCTTTATAGCGGTGCAAGTATTAATAACGTGTATTTACAACAACAAGATAAATACCGTTACGACCGATATCAAAAAATCCACAATGCTGCGCTTGCAGACTCTATGGTTAATTTCATCAATGATTATTTATTGGATTTCAGCGCTGTACATCCATTAGATGTGGCTAACCGCCCTCGTACCAAAGAAATTCGTAGTGCAATAAAAGCTTATCGTAAAAACTTATCTGCACATGCTGAATATCAGTTGGAAAGTGCGGTTGGTTTTTCCGATGTTTTAACCATTTCACCACTTTTTGGTTTAGGTGCATCAGGCAATGAATTAAACCAAGTTATCGAAGATTTATTCTTACAAGTGCAGGAAAAACTGGTGATTTGCACCCCTTATTTCAACTTCCCTCGCACACTAAGAAGTAAACTTGCCCGCTTATTAGAGCAAGGAAAGTGTGTCGAAATAATCGTGGGTGATAAAGTCGCGAACGATTTCTATATTCCACCAGAGCAGCCGTTTAAAATGGCAGGTGCACTGCCTTATTTATATGAAAGCAATCTTCGTCGTTTCTGCGAGAAATTTGATGCTTACATTAAAAATGGCCATTTAACTGTGCGTTTATGGAAAGATGGCGATAACACTTATCACCTCAAAGGTGTTTGGGTGGACAACCAGTATATTCTTTTAACGGGGAACAACTTAAACCCGCGCGCATGGCGTTTAGATGCGGAAAATGGATTATTAATCCACGATCCCAAACAAGAACTTCTGTCTCAAGTGGAACAAGAATTGTCACACATCCGCCAACATACCAAAGTATTGCAAGATTATTCTGAATTAGAAGAATTGACGCAATATCCTGAACCAGTGCAAAAACTGTTGAAGAAATTTGCTCGGATTCAAGCAGACAAATTAGTCAAAATGATTTTATAA
- a CDS encoding tRNA/rRNA methyltransferase, with the protein MSNSRKPSFQTNSTKSFQECSPKRAFNDKERRFDDRRNNEKREGNRLHFDKKRDDRKPSRGFQRQEVREPKIAELSLNKANGESGAVKVTVKSTGVSYKPKEKKTGALSPRAPEKIKKNRAEEMKVYGENACLELFAERPESIVRVWATVQMAHRIGEIFSYLAANKKVYHVVDSDELSLVSGTEHHGGICMLVKKQRTFSLQGYLDVPRQEDCLVVLDQVNNAQNLGGVVRTCAFYGIKNVVTNQVEQLYAPAAMRVAEGGMEHIRILETESTEIALEALRKAGYQIIHVSTNKQGIALEQLKFAAKVALVLSEGSTDDIREKEDVNVRLSLSNPLKTGLNIAVNTGILLAHWYVK; encoded by the coding sequence ATGAGCAATTCACGCAAACCATCATTCCAAACAAATTCCACCAAATCTTTTCAAGAGTGTAGCCCAAAACGTGCATTTAATGACAAAGAACGTCGCTTTGATGATCGTCGTAATAATGAAAAACGTGAGGGAAATCGACTGCACTTTGATAAAAAACGGGATGATCGTAAACCTTCTCGTGGTTTCCAACGGCAAGAAGTGAGAGAACCGAAAATTGCTGAACTTTCATTAAATAAAGCCAATGGTGAAAGCGGCGCGGTAAAAGTAACGGTGAAAAGTACTGGCGTGAGCTATAAACCGAAAGAAAAGAAAACGGGCGCATTATCACCTCGAGCACCGGAGAAAATTAAAAAGAACCGTGCTGAAGAAATGAAAGTGTATGGTGAAAATGCTTGCTTAGAATTGTTTGCAGAGCGTCCGGAGAGCATTGTTCGCGTATGGGCAACGGTGCAAATGGCACATAGAATTGGCGAGATTTTCAGTTATTTAGCCGCGAATAAAAAAGTGTATCACGTAGTGGACAGTGATGAGCTAAGCTTAGTGAGTGGTACCGAGCATCATGGCGGCATTTGTATGTTAGTGAAAAAACAACGTACTTTTTCTTTGCAAGGTTATTTAGATGTCCCGCGTCAAGAAGACTGTTTAGTGGTGCTTGATCAAGTCAATAATGCGCAAAACCTAGGTGGCGTTGTGCGTACTTGCGCCTTCTATGGCATTAAAAATGTGGTAACCAATCAAGTTGAACAGCTTTATGCACCGGCTGCGATGCGTGTAGCTGAAGGTGGAATGGAGCATATTCGTATTTTAGAAACAGAAAGTACGGAAATTGCGTTAGAGGCTTTACGTAAGGCGGGTTATCAGATTATTCATGTATCAACCAATAAACAGGGTATTGCGTTGGAACAACTCAAATTTGCAGCCAAAGTTGCATTAGTATTGAGTGAAGGCAGCACAGATGATATTCGTGAGAAAGAAGATGTGAATGTGCGTCTTTCTTTAAGTAATCCATTAAAAACCGGATTAAATATTGCGGTAAATACAGGAATTTTATTAGCGCATTGGTATGTAAAATAA